Proteins from one Thermococcus bergensis genomic window:
- a CDS encoding serine/threonine-protein kinase RIO2, translating to MVSKLLALEIYPKLKDLDFRVLRGVELNMRHYEWVPLEVVAKFSRVDIETASYRLGKLDNWGLVRRRSDMGYIGYQLTIHGYDALAIRTFAQKGIIKAISQTQIGVGKEADVYVGITPNEEKVAVKFNRIGRTSFTRIKLYRPDFVNKRHISWLYVSRLVAQREYEALQLLSPIAKVPKPIAWNRHAIVMEFIEGVELVELADTDLTKEEASEILDKVLEEYKKIVEFGIIHSDMSLYNIVLRNDGDILIIDWPQYVTTAFPDAKYYLERDLRVLLNSFKRKWQVEKDWDEIWREFEEAFKKSLREA from the coding sequence ATGGTGAGCAAACTTCTTGCACTTGAAATCTATCCAAAGCTGAAGGATTTGGATTTCAGGGTACTCAGAGGGGTAGAGCTTAATATGCGCCATTACGAGTGGGTACCCCTTGAGGTAGTGGCAAAATTTTCCAGAGTGGACATTGAGACGGCTTCTTATCGTCTGGGGAAGCTCGATAACTGGGGACTCGTGAGAAGGAGAAGCGATATGGGGTATATAGGTTATCAGCTCACTATACATGGATACGATGCTCTGGCAATAAGAACATTCGCCCAAAAGGGGATAATCAAGGCAATAAGCCAGACACAGATCGGGGTAGGGAAAGAAGCGGACGTTTATGTTGGAATAACCCCCAATGAAGAAAAAGTGGCCGTTAAATTTAATCGGATAGGAAGAACGAGCTTCACAAGGATAAAGCTCTACCGGCCAGATTTTGTTAACAAAAGGCACATCTCGTGGCTCTACGTTTCAAGACTCGTTGCCCAAAGGGAGTACGAAGCCCTTCAGCTCTTGAGCCCAATAGCCAAAGTTCCCAAACCTATTGCCTGGAACAGACATGCGATTGTTATGGAGTTTATAGAAGGGGTCGAACTTGTAGAGCTTGCAGACACGGATTTGACAAAAGAAGAAGCATCGGAGATACTGGATAAAGTTCTGGAGGAGTATAAGAAGATAGTCGAATTTGGGATAATTCACTCCGACATGAGTCTTTACAACATAGTCCTTAGGAATGACGGAGACATACTAATAATAGACTGGCCTCAATACGTAACAACGGCTTTTCCAGATGCCAAGTACTACCTGGAGAGAGACCTTAGAGTCCTCTTGAACTCATTTAAACGAAAATGGCAGGTAGAAAAAGACTGGGATGAAATTTGGAGAGAATTTGAAGAAGCATTTAAAAAGAGTCTAAGAGAGGCATGA
- a CDS encoding IS607 family transposase has translation MRLYRTGKAAQLLGISKPTLLRKIKAGEIKAYRVGKEYRIPESEIKRLLEGKTPDKVVIYARVSSRDQKEDLERQVEYLKNYCASKGYQVAKIITDISPGLNENRKGLKQLFKLIESGEITKVVITYKDRLTRFGFKYLEQYFNSHGVEIEVIFDDEEKTPEKELVEDLLAIVTSFAGKLYGARSHKKKRLVEAVKNALRDD, from the coding sequence ATGAGGCTTTATCGGACAGGGAAAGCGGCGCAACTCCTTGGCATCAGCAAGCCGACACTCCTCAGAAAAATCAAAGCCGGCGAGATTAAAGCATACAGGGTCGGAAAAGAATACAGAATTCCAGAAAGCGAGATTAAAAGACTCCTCGAAGGCAAAACCCCCGACAAGGTTGTAATTTACGCCAGAGTATCAAGCAGAGACCAGAAAGAAGACCTTGAAAGACAGGTCGAATACCTCAAGAACTACTGCGCATCAAAAGGCTACCAAGTTGCAAAAATCATAACAGACATTTCCCCAGGACTGAACGAGAACAGGAAGGGGTTAAAACAGCTCTTCAAACTCATTGAAAGCGGGGAAATAACAAAAGTCGTGATAACTTACAAGGACAGGCTCACCCGCTTTGGATTCAAATACCTTGAGCAGTATTTCAACTCACACGGGGTTGAGATTGAAGTAATCTTTGATGATGAAGAGAAGACACCGGAAAAGGAACTTGTTGAGGACTTGTTAGCAATTGTTACTTCCTTTGCTGGAAAACTCTATGGTGCCCGTTCTCACAAGAAAAAACGCCTCGTCGAGGCGGTAAAAAATGCCCTCCGAGACGATTAA
- a CDS encoding RNA-guided endonuclease InsQ/TnpB family protein — protein sequence MPSETIKLTAKFKLKTEPEGLEELFSLYQEIVNFLITYAFENNITSFYRLKKEAYKSLRKEYPDLPSHYIYTACQMATSIYKSYRKRKRRGKANGKPIFKKQVIMLDDHLFKLNLEGGFIKLSTPSGRLELEFYPAKHHGKFRNWKVGQAWLVKNPKGVFLHVVFSREVEVGEPKAVVGVDLNENNVTISLPNGEFIQIITHEREIRTGYFLKRRRIQKKIKTGKKRRELLEKYGERERNRLNDLYHKLANKIVELTEKYGCIALEDLTNIRDSVRYSAELNGRLHRWSFRKLQSIIEYKAKLKGLRVVFVNPARTSSLCPICGGKIVPNGHRVLKCSNCGFEADRDVVGSWNIRLKALKMWGVPVPPESPPMKTGGGKPTRYEINTLHTLYG from the coding sequence ATGCCCTCCGAGACGATTAAGCTTACGGCAAAGTTCAAGCTCAAGACTGAACCTGAAGGGTTAGAAGAGCTTTTCTCCCTTTATCAGGAAATCGTGAACTTTTTAATCACCTACGCTTTTGAGAACAACATCACGAGCTTTTACCGGCTGAAGAAAGAGGCGTACAAGAGCCTCCGGAAGGAGTACCCCGACCTTCCGAGCCACTACATTTACACGGCCTGTCAAATGGCCACCTCAATCTACAAGAGTTACAGGAAGAGAAAAAGACGAGGAAAAGCCAACGGAAAACCCATTTTCAAAAAGCAAGTAATAATGCTGGATGATCATCTTTTCAAACTCAACCTTGAAGGGGGATTTATCAAGCTCTCAACTCCAAGTGGAAGGCTGGAACTGGAGTTTTACCCGGCAAAACACCACGGGAAGTTCAGGAACTGGAAGGTCGGCCAAGCGTGGCTTGTTAAAAATCCAAAAGGAGTTTTCCTTCACGTAGTGTTCTCCAGGGAGGTTGAGGTTGGAGAGCCGAAGGCCGTTGTCGGCGTGGACTTGAACGAGAACAACGTTACAATTAGCCTTCCAAACGGTGAATTCATTCAGATAATCACTCACGAGAGGGAGATTAGAACGGGCTACTTCTTGAAGAGAAGGAGAATCCAGAAGAAGATAAAAACTGGTAAAAAGAGGAGAGAGCTTTTGGAAAAGTATGGCGAAAGAGAAAGGAACAGACTAAATGACTTGTATCACAAGTTAGCAAACAAGATTGTTGAACTGACAGAGAAGTATGGTTGTATTGCCCTTGAGGATTTGACTAATATTAGAGACTCAGTTAGATACTCTGCTGAATTAAATGGCCGCTTGCACAGGTGGAGTTTTAGAAAGCTCCAGTCTATAATCGAGTACAAGGCGAAACTGAAGGGATTACGTGTCGTTTTTGTTAATCCTGCTCGCACTTCATCCCTGTGCCCGATATGTGGGGGAAAGATAGTCCCGAATGGGCACAGGGTTTTAAAGTGTTCGAATTGTGGTTTTGAGGCTGACCGTGATGTGGTCGGCTCGTGGAATATTCGTTTGAAAGCCCTGAAGATGTGGGGAGTTCCCGTTCCCCCCGAAAGCCCTCCGATGAAGACGGGAGGAGGGAAGCCTACCCGTTACGAAATTAACACCCTACACACACTTTACGGGTAG
- a CDS encoding radical SAM protein, translating to MKIRVSYGTAVVLGFKSGKMLAKPTTAYFMTYYEGRCLNNCAFCVQARESRADVEKLSRVTWPAFELEEVVTKIKDSKFARICLQTIDYPNLKEDVLRILEAFYPSNLPVSLSITPVDKDSLREFQRLGVDYIGVGVDAASERVYSKVKDSMYSWEEMWQFADAVVDVFGEGRAFVHLIFGLGESEEEFLQAVQRAYDSKAKVSIFAFTPVKGTRLEGRTPPDPDRYRLMQIGVYLIENKIARVEEFRFDNGRLVDFGLSKEELLKVLDESVFMTHGCPGCNRPYYNEKPRKEPYNFPVRPGKEQFERLLGRIFHE from the coding sequence ATGAAAATAAGGGTCTCATACGGAACCGCAGTTGTCTTGGGCTTTAAGAGTGGAAAAATGCTTGCAAAACCCACAACAGCCTATTTTATGACCTATTATGAAGGAAGATGTCTAAACAATTGTGCCTTTTGCGTTCAGGCCAGGGAGAGCAGAGCAGACGTTGAAAAGCTTTCAAGGGTAACCTGGCCGGCATTCGAGCTAGAAGAAGTTGTGACAAAAATAAAAGACTCAAAATTTGCAAGAATCTGCCTGCAAACCATAGATTATCCTAATTTAAAGGAAGATGTCCTGAGGATTTTAGAAGCTTTTTATCCCTCAAATCTCCCAGTTTCTCTCTCGATAACTCCCGTTGATAAAGACTCCCTTAGAGAGTTCCAGAGACTTGGAGTGGATTACATTGGTGTTGGAGTAGATGCGGCGAGTGAGAGGGTATACAGTAAGGTAAAAGATTCTATGTACTCCTGGGAGGAAATGTGGCAGTTTGCCGATGCAGTTGTTGATGTCTTCGGTGAAGGGAGAGCATTTGTTCATTTGATCTTTGGCCTGGGCGAGAGCGAAGAGGAGTTTTTGCAGGCAGTTCAAAGAGCGTATGATTCAAAAGCAAAAGTCTCTATTTTTGCATTTACCCCGGTTAAAGGGACTAGGTTAGAAGGCAGAACTCCTCCAGACCCAGATAGGTACAGATTGATGCAGATTGGAGTCTATTTAATTGAAAACAAGATAGCAAGAGTTGAAGAATTCAGGTTTGACAATGGAAGACTTGTGGATTTTGGTCTTTCCAAGGAGGAACTTTTGAAAGTTCTTGACGAGAGTGTCTTCATGACTCACGGCTGCCCCGGGTGCAACAGGCCCTATTACAACGAGAAACCCCGCAAAGAGCCTTATAATTTTCCAGTGAGGCCGGGGAAAGAGCAGTTTGAAAGATTACTGGGCAGGATATTCCATGAGTGA
- a CDS encoding MFS transporter: MERKDLWLLHFSAFFFFLGYILVAPLISPLAISFGASPFLVGTVASVSSIFALILKPVGGILGDKGKSFEAMMMGTVLGAVAGVFYLLSFLMQNLVIFAAGRAVHGIASAFFFPASLATAINLAPKGRVGETLGWRGTMFSLSQLIGPAVGGLVADYFGFNFAFVLAILLSLVGFLFVSTAYREVKAKIRFKESEEKKGSYRELVNLSFVGAAISLFFMSFAYSGAYTFLPAYYKVLGLGTGIFGIYASIMGGFSFLTRVFGGREADKRGPIPVASAGLLLVTLAYVVLFLYLLPPEAYLSAVVLGMGFGLTVPSLQMLALATLPKNVRGVGSGIYTMFFDLGYLSGPLALGYLAEIKGYESVFLFLPVLTFLSLLNLLLLKVLRRKTL, encoded by the coding sequence ATGGAGAGAAAAGACCTGTGGCTCCTTCACTTTTCGGCATTTTTCTTCTTTTTGGGTTATATCTTAGTGGCGCCTCTAATTTCTCCTCTCGCTATAAGTTTTGGGGCTAGTCCTTTCTTGGTTGGCACAGTAGCTTCTGTTTCTTCGATATTTGCCCTTATATTGAAGCCGGTTGGGGGTATCTTAGGAGACAAAGGAAAAAGTTTTGAGGCAATGATGATGGGCACAGTCCTGGGAGCAGTTGCAGGAGTATTTTACCTTCTCTCATTTCTCATGCAAAATCTGGTTATTTTTGCTGCGGGAAGGGCAGTGCACGGTATTGCATCAGCATTTTTCTTTCCGGCTTCCCTAGCGACAGCCATAAACTTAGCTCCTAAAGGAAGAGTTGGGGAGACTCTTGGATGGAGAGGAACCATGTTTTCTCTAAGTCAGCTCATCGGTCCTGCTGTAGGGGGGCTTGTTGCAGACTACTTTGGGTTCAATTTTGCCTTCGTTCTCGCGATTTTGCTCTCTTTAGTGGGATTTCTGTTTGTATCAACCGCTTATAGAGAGGTTAAGGCCAAGATAAGGTTTAAAGAAAGCGAGGAAAAGAAAGGTTCTTATAGGGAACTGGTTAATCTCTCCTTTGTAGGTGCTGCGATTTCACTTTTCTTTATGAGCTTTGCGTATAGTGGGGCGTACACTTTCCTTCCGGCATACTACAAGGTCCTTGGACTGGGCACGGGTATTTTTGGAATATACGCGAGCATCATGGGTGGCTTTAGCTTTCTTACAAGGGTCTTTGGGGGAAGGGAGGCAGACAAAAGGGGGCCGATTCCAGTTGCTTCTGCGGGTTTACTGCTGGTTACACTTGCGTACGTTGTTTTATTCCTCTACCTCCTGCCTCCCGAGGCATATTTAAGTGCAGTTGTTTTAGGAATGGGATTTGGACTGACAGTTCCTTCTCTTCAAATGCTCGCTTTGGCCACTCTTCCCAAAAATGTAAGGGGAGTTGGCTCAGGTATTTATACAATGTTCTTTGACTTGGGGTACCTTTCTGGACCTTTAGCACTTGGCTATCTGGCAGAGATTAAGGGCTATGAGTCGGTATTCCTTTTCCTCCCAGTGCTAACATTTTTATCTCTGCTAAACCTTCTATTGCTCAAGGTGTTAAGGAGGAAAACGCTATGA
- a CDS encoding isoaspartyl peptidase/L-asparaginase family protein produces the protein MVAIIVHGGAGTIKNEERIPKILEGVREAVLAGWKELKRGSALDAVEEAVKVLEDNPIFNAGTGSVLTLDGRVEMDAAIMRSNLEAGAIAGIWGVKNPISVARKVMEKTDHVLLAGEGALKFARLMGFEEYNPVTEERIEQWKKLRQKLLEDGNIPHWKKISELIKEYPEVLRSTVGAVAFDGQEIVAGTSTGGVFLKMFGRVGDTPIIGAGTYANEFAGASCTGLGEVAIKLSLAKTATDFVRFGLNAQKASEAAIELATKHFGQDNMGIIMVDREGNIGFAKNTKHMSVAYMKDGMESPVAEI, from the coding sequence ATGGTTGCTATTATTGTTCATGGTGGTGCCGGGACAATAAAAAATGAAGAAAGAATTCCAAAAATCCTTGAAGGGGTTAGAGAAGCGGTTTTGGCAGGCTGGAAAGAGTTAAAACGAGGTTCTGCTCTGGATGCCGTTGAAGAAGCCGTTAAAGTACTGGAGGACAATCCTATCTTTAACGCCGGAACGGGTAGCGTTTTGACATTAGATGGCAGGGTTGAGATGGATGCCGCTATTATGCGCTCCAATCTTGAAGCAGGAGCCATTGCAGGCATATGGGGGGTTAAAAATCCCATAAGCGTGGCAAGGAAAGTCATGGAGAAGACTGACCACGTTCTCCTTGCTGGGGAAGGAGCCCTTAAATTCGCCCGTTTGATGGGGTTTGAGGAGTATAATCCCGTAACAGAGGAAAGAATTGAACAGTGGAAAAAGCTTAGACAAAAACTTCTTGAAGATGGAAACATCCCCCACTGGAAAAAGATTAGCGAGCTGATAAAGGAATATCCTGAAGTTTTAAGGAGTACCGTCGGGGCAGTTGCCTTCGATGGCCAGGAAATAGTGGCAGGCACTTCAACGGGAGGAGTTTTCTTGAAGATGTTTGGAAGGGTTGGCGATACTCCAATAATCGGTGCCGGAACTTATGCTAATGAATTTGCTGGAGCTTCTTGCACTGGGCTTGGAGAAGTCGCCATAAAGCTGTCCCTCGCAAAAACTGCTACAGACTTTGTTAGGTTCGGATTGAATGCACAAAAGGCCAGTGAAGCTGCAATAGAGCTTGCAACTAAACACTTTGGGCAGGACAATATGGGAATAATTATGGTTGATAGGGAAGGAAATATAGGATTCGCTAAGAATACCAAGCACATGAGCGTTGCGTACATGAAAGATGGCATGGAAAGTCCAGTAGCGGAAATTTAG
- a CDS encoding phosphate signaling complex PhoU family protein, with product MEFRKIQFTGRSSYIISLPKKWVKENNLKQGDVVPIVINPDGSLMILPKEPKEVSESKELIISKDISPDMAIRLLISAYIQGYDVIDVKFTEDMPLYKVKIRGTIQNLPGLEIILEEPLRIISKSLLADEEVNLREIIERLASILLSMIEDLMLIGEFEKKEVLRDINGLENELDRFYFLTLRTVNKILSGGSIARDDELIKRNFDLLGVLFIVRNIERIGDHMVRIAENFDPDLDISYLREIIQKVIDQIIQKDLKKIDKIMLELKARIKSIDYRKSVAMDSYRRILEYLENIGETIINMSLS from the coding sequence ATGGAGTTTAGGAAGATACAGTTCACAGGACGAAGCTCATATATCATCTCACTTCCAAAAAAGTGGGTGAAGGAAAATAATCTGAAGCAGGGGGATGTTGTCCCGATAGTGATTAATCCCGATGGTTCCCTGATGATACTTCCCAAAGAGCCTAAAGAAGTTAGCGAGAGTAAGGAACTTATTATTTCTAAGGACATTTCACCAGACATGGCGATTAGGCTTCTGATTTCCGCCTACATACAGGGGTATGACGTTATTGATGTAAAATTCACGGAGGACATGCCGCTATATAAAGTGAAGATACGAGGGACAATTCAGAACCTCCCAGGATTGGAAATAATCTTAGAAGAGCCCCTTAGAATTATAAGCAAAAGCCTGCTGGCGGATGAAGAAGTAAATCTGAGGGAAATAATAGAAAGACTGGCCTCTATTTTGCTTTCAATGATAGAGGACCTTATGCTTATAGGAGAATTTGAAAAAAAGGAAGTTCTTAGGGACATCAATGGTCTCGAAAACGAACTGGACCGCTTTTATTTCTTGACACTGAGGACGGTGAATAAGATTCTCTCTGGGGGTAGCATAGCGAGGGATGATGAACTTATTAAGAGGAATTTCGATCTTTTGGGAGTCCTCTTTATAGTGCGCAATATTGAAAGAATAGGAGACCACATGGTCAGAATAGCTGAAAACTTTGATCCTGATTTGGATATTTCGTACTTGAGGGAGATAATCCAAAAGGTTATAGATCAAATAATCCAAAAAGACCTGAAAAAGATTGACAAAATAATGCTTGAACTAAAGGCTCGTATAAAATCTATAGACTACAGAAAGTCCGTTGCCATGGACAGCTATCGGAGAATACTGGAGTACCTTGAGAATATAGGGGAGACAATAATAAACATGAGCCTGAGCTGA
- a CDS encoding DUF2334 domain-containing protein: protein MEKRYLAVLMLVIFVFAILVGNVTYHRESTPSGGNAEETELLDRGPSGDITHEIIHYERPTILIHDVAPIYFDEIREIIAILDEFNYSTSTILFVVPVFDTTHYNGTWDLRKHPEFVEYLHELREKGYRVELHGYAHTYHEFNCSYELAAEKLDNATSLVFSLGFGKPSLFLPPAWALNNETLRTILEHNLTVVTRDYLIFPNGSSERIVNREYTWYINETQVQERLSVALYDYKKASEEGFMFYLSLHPGAVNYGGGLEFLREFLKTIEIMLLTRNHGEESLEVGE from the coding sequence GTGGAAAAAAGGTACCTTGCCGTCTTAATGCTTGTAATTTTTGTCTTCGCAATATTGGTGGGAAACGTTACTTACCATCGGGAGAGTACTCCTTCGGGAGGGAATGCAGAGGAAACAGAGCTGCTTGATCGCGGCCCAAGTGGGGATATAACTCACGAAATCATCCACTATGAGAGGCCAACAATATTGATTCACGATGTTGCTCCCATTTATTTTGATGAAATCCGCGAGATAATAGCCATTCTCGACGAGTTTAACTATTCAACCTCCACAATTCTGTTTGTAGTTCCAGTCTTCGATACCACGCACTATAATGGCACGTGGGATTTAAGGAAGCACCCAGAATTTGTTGAGTATCTTCACGAACTACGGGAGAAAGGATATAGAGTGGAGCTCCACGGGTACGCCCATACATATCACGAGTTCAACTGCTCCTATGAGCTAGCTGCTGAGAAACTCGACAACGCCACTTCGCTGGTATTCTCATTGGGCTTTGGAAAGCCATCACTCTTTCTTCCGCCGGCGTGGGCATTAAACAACGAAACTCTGAGGACTATTCTAGAGCACAACCTCACAGTGGTGACGAGAGACTACTTGATATTCCCTAACGGCAGTAGCGAGCGGATCGTGAACAGGGAGTACACATGGTATATCAACGAGACTCAGGTACAGGAGAGGCTATCTGTAGCTCTTTATGATTATAAGAAAGCTTCTGAGGAAGGGTTTATGTTTTATCTCTCCCTCCATCCGGGGGCTGTTAACTATGGTGGAGGCTTAGAATTCCTTAGGGAGTTCCTGAAGACTATTGAGATTATGCTACTCACACGCAATCATGGCGAAGAGAGTCTGGAAGTAGGGGAGTAA
- a CDS encoding MATE family efflux transporter produces the protein MDGEKIQAMRQEIVEGNIEKTMLKLSYPLIINNMVQVLYNLTDTFWLGRLGTEELSAPGTAWPLVWFFMSIGMGFATAGFAFVSQYIGAKDYEKANRAAGALYSLMMLFSAFVAVFGLIIAPVALDFMKVTPEVYPYALNYIRVIFIGIPFSFTLFAFNFLLRGVGDTKTPVKINMFTVFLNIILDPLLIFGWLGFPRLGVVGAAVATMFSNSIGSLIGGYLLFKGKVGIHLTLENLKPDWDFYKRIFRVGLPSSVGFSTDAFGFVVLTRIIYIYGTVAFATYTIANRLTNFMFAIADGISMAMGTMVGQNVGAEKYERAKKIAEMAMLTNLIVLTIGTLIVVVFRAQIFGFFVRDERVLAESAKFVRYFAFSLPFFGIFSAVNNVFQSSGHTKKSMLLSMLRLWGLRIPLAYFLGKLMADTTGVWLGMGLSNVLAATIGFLWFLRGSWMKRIIGH, from the coding sequence ATGGACGGAGAGAAGATTCAAGCAATGAGGCAGGAGATAGTGGAGGGCAACATAGAGAAAACCATGCTTAAGTTATCCTATCCTTTAATAATCAACAACATGGTTCAAGTTCTTTATAACCTCACAGATACTTTTTGGCTGGGGAGATTAGGTACGGAAGAACTCTCTGCCCCAGGGACAGCCTGGCCTCTCGTGTGGTTTTTTATGAGCATTGGAATGGGCTTTGCGACTGCGGGCTTTGCCTTTGTGAGCCAATATATCGGAGCCAAAGATTATGAGAAGGCCAATAGAGCCGCTGGTGCATTATATTCTTTAATGATGCTTTTTTCGGCGTTTGTGGCAGTTTTTGGGTTAATAATAGCACCTGTTGCGCTTGATTTTATGAAAGTGACTCCCGAGGTTTATCCATATGCATTAAACTATATTAGGGTAATATTCATTGGAATACCTTTTTCGTTTACTCTTTTTGCTTTTAACTTTCTACTGAGAGGGGTGGGGGACACTAAAACACCTGTTAAGATTAACATGTTTACAGTTTTTCTTAATATTATCCTAGACCCGCTTTTAATTTTTGGATGGCTGGGATTCCCTAGACTGGGGGTTGTTGGGGCTGCAGTTGCTACGATGTTTTCCAACAGCATTGGGTCTTTAATTGGCGGATACCTGCTCTTTAAAGGAAAAGTAGGGATACACTTAACGTTGGAAAACCTCAAACCGGATTGGGACTTTTACAAGCGGATTTTTAGAGTGGGGCTGCCTTCAAGTGTAGGTTTCTCCACCGATGCCTTTGGGTTCGTAGTGCTTACAAGGATAATTTACATCTATGGAACTGTCGCATTTGCTACTTACACCATAGCTAACCGCCTTACCAACTTTATGTTTGCTATAGCCGATGGCATAAGCATGGCAATGGGAACTATGGTTGGGCAAAATGTTGGTGCGGAGAAGTATGAGAGGGCAAAGAAGATTGCTGAAATGGCTATGCTGACCAATTTAATTGTCCTCACTATTGGAACTCTCATAGTGGTTGTGTTCAGGGCCCAAATATTTGGGTTCTTTGTGAGGGATGAAAGAGTTTTAGCGGAGAGTGCTAAGTTTGTTAGGTATTTTGCATTTTCATTGCCGTTTTTTGGTATTTTTTCAGCTGTAAACAATGTCTTCCAGAGCTCTGGACATACCAAAAAGAGCATGTTGCTTAGCATGCTGAGGCTGTGGGGGCTTAGGATTCCCTTAGCATACTTCCTTGGAAAATTAATGGCAGATACAACAGGTGTATGGCTTGGAATGGGTCTAAGCAATGTATTGGCAGCAACAATTGGCTTTTTGTGGTTCCTTAGAGGAAGCTGGATGAAGCGTATAATAGGCCATTAA